The following proteins come from a genomic window of Megalobrama amblycephala isolate DHTTF-2021 linkage group LG1, ASM1881202v1, whole genome shotgun sequence:
- the LOC125263344 gene encoding uncharacterized protein LOC125263344 — translation MTVIKEYEDTGSLKDSTRRLMVNIIVAHMHEKEGRAVSKATKEFHALGIVSLFPSLKDPYSKKGYEHFYDIQSNKGFLEWRIKTVQRKFRTTSTSQSRVELKGGPTSSRTIGTDDQRMGDECLEAVSLLNHTTDRDLVFQKMRETFQYRQQILHNPQRSADVLQMFPRFLDVKGLILQDFSLMFGAEVASRFLEKWNTSFKEKVIQEARNLKETALLKQHLKAVLKEGSDPTDDPDWDSDMASLFVLLHLLTPQPAGRKRPKKISVGEATDHLVKFHKSCQSLDDHLLTTEGNPQPYLLASGTSKAQVSTFYIVLDRKVLPCQSCTSLGAFDELFKSHFVFSVKYDDALSSLYTFLQTTVYNIDISTTEETPRVKELRARLLNKH, via the exons ATGACTGTGATCAAAGAGTATGAAGACACTGGGAGTTTGAAAGATTCCACAAGGCGGTTAATGGTGAACATAATTGTAGCTCACATGCATGAAAAAGAAGG GAGAGCTGTTAGTAAAGCAACAAAGGAGTTCCATGCCCTTGGGATTGTGTCCCTGTTCCCATCTTTAAAAGACCCATACTCTAAAAAAGGATAT GAACATTTCTATGACATTCAGAGCAACAAAGGCTTTCTTGAGTGGCGTATAAAGACCGTGCAACGTAAATTCAGAACCACCTCTACATCACAGAGCAGAGTGGAGCTAAAAGGAGGTCCCACATCATCAAGAACGATTGGAACAGATGACCAGCGAATGGGAGATGAATGTCTGGAAGCTGTGTCTCTCCTCAATCACACAACTGACCGTGACTTAGTGTTCCAGAAGATGAGAGAAACTTTCCAATACCGTCAGCAGATTCTTCACAACCCACAGCGCTCAGCTGATGTACTACAAATGTTTCCTCGTTTCTTGGACGTCAAAGGACtg attttgCAAGACTTCTCACTAATGTTTGGAGCAGAGGTTGCTTCAAGGTTTCTGGAAAAATGGAACACCAGTTTCAAAGAAAAAGTCATCCAGGAGGCCAGGAACCTTAAAGAGACTGCTCTCCTGAAACAGCATCTGAAAGCTGTACTGAAAGAAGGATCTGATCCTACTGATGATCCAG ACTGGGACAGTGACATGGCTTCTCTATTTGTCCTGCTTCATCTTCTTACTCCACAACCAGCTGGAAGAAAGCGGCCCAAGAAGATCAGTGTTGGAGAGGCAACAGATCATCTGGTCAAATTTCATAAG TCATGCCAAAGCCTTGATGATCATCTCCTGACAACTGAAGGAAACCCTCAGCCATATCTTCTCGCCTCAGGGACTTCAAAAGCACAGGTTTCCACCTTTTACATTGTCTTGGACAGAAAAGTTCTGCCTTGTCAATCATGTACATCCTTGGGTGCCTTTGACGAGCTGTTCAAGTCCCATTTTGTTTTCAGTGTGAAGTATGATGATGCTCTGTCCAGTCTGTACACATTTTTGCAGACAACTGTGTACAATATCGATATAAGTACAACTGAGGAAACTCCAAGAGTCAAAGAGCTAAGAGCAAGGCTGTTGAACAAGCACTAA